A window of the Hevea brasiliensis isolate MT/VB/25A 57/8 chromosome 6, ASM3005281v1, whole genome shotgun sequence genome harbors these coding sequences:
- the LOC110663111 gene encoding ruvB-like protein 1, translating to MDKMKIEEVQSTAKKQRIATHTHIKGLGLEPSGKAIPLAAGFVGQMEAREAAGLVVDMIKQKKMAGRALLLAGPPGTGKTALALGISQELGNKVPFCPMVGSEVYSSEVKKTEVLMENFRRAIGLRIKEIKEVYEGEVTELSPEETESVTGGYGKSISHVIIGLKTVKGTKQLKLDPTIYDSLIKEKVAVGDVIYIEANSGAVKRVGRSDAFATEFDLEAEEYVPLPKGEVHKKKEIVQDVTLHDLDAANARPQGGQDILSLMGQMMKPRKTEITDKLRQEINKVVNRYIDEGVAELVPGVLFIDEVHMLDMECFSYLNRALESSLSPIVIFATNRGICNVRGTDMNSPHGIPVDLLDRLVIIRTQIYGPAEMIQILAIRAQVEELIVDEESLAFLGEIGQRSSLRHAVQLLSPASIEAKMNGRDNICKADLEEVSALYLDAKSSAKLLQEQQEKYIS from the exons ATGGACAAAATGAAGATAGAAGAGGTCCAGTCCACTGCAAAAAAGCAGAGAATCGCCACTCACACTCATATCAAAGGCCTTGGCCTTGAG cCCAGTGGAAAAGCCATACCACTGGCTGCTGGTTTTGTGGGTCAGATGGAGGCAAGAGAAGCAGCTGGTCTTGTAGTTGATATGATAAAGCAGAAGAAGATGGCTGGCCGTGCTCTTCTCCTGGCTGGGCCTCCTGGTACTGGGAAGACAGCTTTGGCCCTTGGAATATCCCAGGAGCTTGGGAACAAG GTTCCATTCTGTCCAATGGTTGGATCAGAAGTATACTCATCTGAAGTGAAGAAAACTGAGGTTTTAATGGAAAATTTCCGAAGGGCTATTGGTCTACGTATCAAGGAAATTAAAGAGGTCTATGAAGGAGAG GTGACTGAACTTTCGCCAGAAGAAACTGAAAGTGTTACAGGTGGTTATGGTAAAAGCATTAGTCATGTAATTATTGGACTGAAAACTGTCAAAGGAACCAAGCAACTAAAGTTGGACCCTACTATCTATGATTCCTTAATTAAAGAGAAG GTAGCTGTTGGAGATGTTATATACATTGAAGCGAATAGTGGAGCAGTCAAAAGGGTGGGTAGAAGCGATGCTTTTGCTACAGAGTTTGACCTTGAAGCAGAAGAATATGTTCCTCTTCCTAAGGGCGAGGTTCACAAAAAGAAGGAGATAGTTCAG gATGTAACTCTACATGATCTAGATGCTGCAAATGCAAGACCTCAAGGTGGGCAAGATATCTTGTCATTAATGGGTCAAATGATGAAGCCCAGAAAAACAGAAATCACTGACAAGCTGCGACAGGAAATAAATAAG GTTGTTAATCGATATATTGATGAAGGTGTTGCAGAACTTGTCCCTGGTGTTCTATTCATTGATGAG GTACATATGCTGGATATGGAGTGCTTTTCTTACTTGAATCGTGCTTTGGAGAGCTCACTGTCTCCAATAGTAATATTTGCTACAAATAGGGGAATATGCAATGTAAG AGGGACAGATATGAATAGTCCTCATGGAATACCTGTTGACTTGTTGGACCGCTTGGTGATTATCCGAACACAAATTTATGGTCCTGCGGAAATGATACAG ATTTTAGCAATTCGTGCACAGGTAGAGGAACTGATTGTAGATGAGGAAAGTTTGGCATTTCTCGGAGAGATTGGTCAACGCTCATCTTTGAG GCATGCAGTTCAGCTGTTATCGCCTGCCAGCATTGAGGCGAAAATGAATGGCCGAGACAACATTTGCAAG GCGGATCTTGAGGAAGTGAGTGCATTGTATTTGGATGCTAAGTCTTCAGCGAAGCTACTTCAGGAGCAGCAAGAAAAGTACATTTCATGA
- the LOC110663110 gene encoding F-box protein At2g27310 — MAPPSNVDGTISFSALNLDVLHNHILSRLDGPTLAALACTSSELNALSAHDKLWQQLCTSTWPSANHPLVTAAVSTFPFGHRSLFSDSYPLLLHRHSCNDLDRPFPTTTELISAVDIYYRNVPIFSKVQATETVTAWFLSSPFRVDLVGPEKSLPTWIRQVGEKDSWLKQLEENVTLSWILIDPKQKRAMNMSSRRAVSVQRHWLTGEVQVKFASILAGDGGKGSERECVQCEMVVTCGGKEGGEVHVRDVSMGMEDMEGKALSGKESLVILDGAMEWGERRKGKSGKEGKESYKEFAEKRRERKERKQRREKVLDWVCIASGLSSFMAFWSLVLFR; from the coding sequence ATGGCTCCGCCATCAAACGTCGACGGAACAATCTCCTTCTCCGCCCTCAATCTTGACGTCCTCCACAACCACATCCTCTCCCGCCTTGACGGTCCCACTCTGGCCGCCCTCGCCTGTACCTCCTCAGAATTAAACGCTCTCTCCGCCCATGACAAACTCTGGCAACAACTTTGCACATCCACATGGCCATCCGCTAACCACCCACTCGTCACCGCTGCTGTCTCCACGTTCCCCTTCGGTCACCGGTCACTTTTCTCCGATTCCTATCCTCTCCTCCTCCATCGCCACAGCTGCAACGATCTTGATCGTCCATTTCCGACAACAACAGAATTGATCTCAGCCGTGGATATTTACTACAGAAACGTCCCCATCTTCTCTAAGGTTCAAGCGACTGAGACGGTCACCGCGTGGTTCCTCAGCTCTCCCTTCAGGGTCGACTTAGTCGGACCGGAGAAGTCCTTGCCGACATGGATACGACAGGTGGGTGAAAAAGACTCGTGGCTGAAACAACTGGAAGAGAATGTAACTCTAAGCTGGATCTTGATCGACCCAAAACAGAAACGGGCCATGAATATGTCGAGCCGGAGGGCAGTTTCAGTCCAGAGGCACTGGCTGACGGGGGAAGTGCAGGTGAAATTTGCAAGCATATTAGCCGGAGATGGAGGGAAAGGGTCGGAGAGGGAGTGCGTGCAGTGTGAAATGGTGGTGACGTGCGGAGGGAAGGAAGGAGGAGAGGTTCACGTGAGGGACGTGAGTATGGGGATGGAGGATATGGAAGGGAAGGCGTTGAGTGGGAAGGAGAGTTTGGTAATTTTGGATGGGGCAATGGAGTGGGGAGAAAGGAGGAAAGGGAAAAGTGGGAAGGAAGGGAAAGAGAGTTACAAGGAGTTTGCGGAGAAGAgaagagagaggaaagagaggaaACAGAGAAGAGAGAAGGTATTGGACTGGGTGTGCATTGCTTCTGGGCTTTCAAGTTTCATGGCCTTTTGGTCCTTGGTCTTGTTCAGGTGA
- the LOC110663109 gene encoding photosystem I subunit O: MAATFATSSTVTGLGSSSLSSKTVSLSSGFVKSTVTARNPLRQKGANGGRFTCFERNWLRTDLNVIGFGLIGWIAPSSIPAINGKSLTELFFESIGADLAHFPTPPPLTSQFWLWLITWHLGLFLCLTFGLIGFKGRTEDYF; this comes from the exons ATGGCAGCAACATTTGCCACCTCATCAACTGTTACTGGGCTGGGCAGCAGCTCGCTATCATCCAAGACAGTCTCCCTTAGCTCAG GGTTTGTGAAATCAACAGTCACAGCAAGGAATCCACTGAGACAAAAAGGTGCTAACGGAGGAAGGTTCACGTG CTTTGAGAGGAATTGGCTAAGAACGGACCTGAATGTGATAGGGTTTGGGTTGATAGGGTGGATAGCTCCGTCGAGCATACCAGCCATCAACGGTAAGAGCTTGACAGAGCTATTCTTTGAGAGTATTGGTGCTGACCTTGCTCACTTCCCCACCCCTCCTCCTCTCACTTCTCAATTTTG GCTGTGGTTGATCACATGGCACTTGGGGCTATTCCTGTGTCTGACTTTTGGCCTAATTGGGTTCAAGGGAAGGACTGAGGACTACTTCTAA